DNA sequence from the Cohnella herbarum genome:
CCGGCTATTGCCGCTGCATCTCCGGGCGAGCATGAGCATCATCGCTCCGATAAGCATCCCGTAATAGACTGGAGCTCGTACCCCGCCGACATCCAGGCGCTTAAGTCGGAGCTGGATCAAATCAGAACGGAACAGAAGAGCCTATTCCATCAGATGAGATCCCAGAGCGAAGTCATTAAGGAAGCTCGCAAGACGCTAACTTCCGATCAACGGAATACGTTAAAGAAACCGGCCAAGCAACTCATCGAACAAATGAAAACATCCCGGGACGCCATTCACGATATGCGCGAAAAGAAACACGAATCCTGGAACAGCTTCCACGAACACGCGACTAAGCAGCAATGGAGTACGGCTAAGAAAGACCTGCAGACGATTATTAAACAGAAGCGGCAAATTCTCGAGAATCAACATACCATCGTCAAGCTGCAGAAACAGTTAATTACGTTGATCAATCCTTCTCACGAATCGCATATTCATACCGAGGAATAACCCTCTGAAACGTAGAAAAAGACGAATCGTCCTCTCGAAGGATGATTCGTCTTTTTAGGTTATCCGTTAGACCATGTAAAACCTTCAGGCTTGCTATCGCGGGTATCCTGCGACGACTTATAGACTTCTACTACCGTATTTCCTTCGGCTTCGCAAACGGCCCAACCGTAGTCATACTGATCAGGTCCTCCGCTGAACTCATAGGAAACCAAGTAACGGGTACTATCCGGGCTCCATTCGATCAGCCTGACATACGGGTCGAATCGATCCGCCTTCTGCGGATCGACATCGTACCCGTTCCTCTTGTCCGCAAGAATAGCGCTGATGATCTCGGGCAATTCGACTTTGCGGGACTCCAGATCGACAATCGCTAGCGATCCCCAAGTTCTGCCTCCGTAATCCGCTCCGATCCGATTTCCGTCAGGAGAATAAGCGATTTGCGCGATACTTCCGTCTAGCTTAGCAAGCCTCTCCAGTCGGCCGTCTTCCGCGATCCATAAGCCCCCATCGTTGTACCTCGATTCCCGGTAAAGGTGAAAAGCAGCTTGGTTGTTTGCTGGGGAAAGTTGAAAACGCTCATCTTCAAACTTTTCCTGGAGAACCGCCATCGTGAACGAAGCGGCTTTACGTACGACTTCCGATTCGTCCTTCGTCAGCCGTTCGAGCGTATTCCGAGTTTCTTGATCGATCCCCGAAGGATATTTCAGCAGTTCATAGGCGCAGAACCATCTAACGTCGGGATTATCATGATTTAGCCCTATTCGAACGTACTCCATTGGAGGTTCCGGATCAACAAAAGGGGACATCATTAGCCCTTGTTTGGCGACTTCATCCCAATAAGCATCCACGCTGCCTACTCCGCTTTCGACGGCTGAAGGCAAAGCCGATCGATCTGAATTCGTGTTCGAACATCCCGTAATTAGGAAAGCCCCGATCAGTATTACGAACAAGCTTCGAATCATGTTGATCCTCCTAGTATTTTACGGGCCAATTGGGTTCTATTCTTAAAACCGTATTTG
Encoded proteins:
- a CDS encoding HEAT repeat domain-containing protein; the encoded protein is MIRSLFVILIGAFLITGCSNTNSDRSALPSAVESGVGSVDAYWDEVAKQGLMMSPFVDPEPPMEYVRIGLNHDNPDVRWFCAYELLKYPSGIDQETRNTLERLTKDESEVVRKAASFTMAVLQEKFEDERFQLSPANNQAAFHLYRESRYNDGGLWIAEDGRLERLAKLDGSIAQIAYSPDGNRIGADYGGRTWGSLAIVDLESRKVELPEIISAILADKRNGYDVDPQKADRFDPYVRLIEWSPDSTRYLVSYEFSGGPDQYDYGWAVCEAEGNTVVEVYKSSQDTRDSKPEGFTWSNG